In the genome of Pieris napi chromosome 16, ilPieNapi1.2, whole genome shotgun sequence, one region contains:
- the LOC125057182 gene encoding probable 4-coumarate--CoA ligase 1, whose translation MSYKIMNRNITRILNKFISNKFRTYPHVRYLSSSSEKNVLNSHYGVIKDENVTLTQHVYGEAGLWEDSPALTCAASGRTYAYGMTKMLIEKCAKGLLSELKLSPGDSVGLILPNMPEFVVLAHGAMEAGLVVTFINPLYTHDEVLRQFADCNVKAIATIEMFMPVAMEVSKSLKDYRGTICVGGDGDKVRGIYGFQSLLSAGQGVELPKLDADDVCLIPYSSGTSGLPKGVMLTHRNLVSSVKQLCRPEFMKYKGAKGTGETTLAIPPFFHIYGFNGVLNYAQAIGCHLVSIPKFTPEDYLKALIEYKPRNLFVVPSLLVFLASHPLVKREHLASVDNITVGGAPATESILEKFLDKCGKTKDELVLLQGYGMTETSPVVLVTPYFYPHDKVGTIGQVVPSTEVKVVSLTTGEAVGPNEPGEIYVRGQQVMKGYLKNEAATKETIDKDGWLHTGDVVYYDKDEYFYIVDRTKELIKVKGNQVSPTEIETIIMELPEVADVAVIGIPNDKDGEVPKAFVERKPNHQLTEKQVYDIVANKLVKYKHLKGGVEFIDAVPRNVAGKIMRKDLKVQ comes from the exons atgtcatataaaattatgaatagaAATATTACGCGCATTTTGAATAAGTTTATATCAAATAAGTTTAGAACATATCCACATGTCCGGTATTTATCTTCGAGTTCAGAAAAAAATGTGCTGAATTCCCATTATGGTGTAATAAAGGACgaaaatgtaactttaacgcAACATGTCTATGGGGAAGCTGGATTATGGGAAGACTCTCCTGCTTtg ACTTGTGCAGCATCAGGTCGCACCTACGCGTATGGAATGACAAAAATGTTAATCGAAAAATGCGCAAAAGGTCTCCTCAGCGAGTTGAAGCTATCCCCCGGAGACAGTGTTGGTTTGATTCTTCCGAACATGCCAGAATTTGTAGTGCTGGCTCACGGCGCAATGGAAGCTGGTCTTGTAGTGACCTTTATAAACCCATTGTATACAcatg ATGAAGTACTACGTCAGTTCGCGGACTGCAACGTAAAGGCCATTGCTACAATTGAGATGTTCATGCCGGTTGCAATGGAAGTTAGCAAATCTTTGAAAGACTATAGAGGCACCATTTGCGTTGGTGGAGACGGAGACAAAGTTCGAG GCATATATGGATTCCAGTCTCTTCTATCTGCGGGTCAGGGAGTCGAGCTTCCTAAATTGGACGCTGACGATGTCTGTCTGATCCCTTACTCCAGTGGAACATCTGGTCTGCCCAAGGGAGTCATGCTAACTCATAGGAACCTTGTATCTAGTGTAAAACAACTGTGTAGACCCGaattcatgaaatataaggGCGCCAAAG GTACAGGAGAAACGACATTGGCGATCCCACCATTCTTCCACATCTATGGCTTCAATGGTGTTTTGAACTATGCCCAGGCAATCGGATGCCATCTTGTTTCCATTCCCAA ATTCACGCCCGAGGATTATCTAAAAGCATTAATCGAATATAAGCCGAGAAATCTTTTCGTAGTGCCATCATTGTTAGTATTTCTAGCAAGTCATCCATTGGTAAAGCGGGAACATTTGGCGTCAGTGGATAATATCACGGTTGGAGGGGCGCCCGCAACTGAAAGTATTCTTGAGAAGTTTCTAGACAAATGTGGAAAGACTAAAGACGAGCTGGTGTTGTTGCAAG GCTATGGAATGACTGAAACGTCACCGGTTGTATTAGTGACTCCTTATTTCTATCCACATGACAAAGTTGGTACTATTGGCCAAGTAGTTCCTTCAACAGAAGTAAAGGTTGTCTCTCTCACCACGGGCGAGGCAGTTGGTCCTAACGAACCTGGTGAAATATACGTTAGAGGACAACAG gtaatgAAAGGGTACTTAAAGAACGAAGCTGCTACGAAGGAAACAATAGACAAAGATGGGTGGCTGCACACAGGTGATGTTGTTTACTACGATAAAGATGAGTACTTCTATATTGTGGACAGGACCAAGGAGTTAATCAAAGTTAAAGGGAATCAG GTTTCTCCAACTGAAAttgaaacaataataatggAACTACCGGAAGTAGCTGATGTAGCCGTTATTGGTATTCCAAATGATAAAGATGGAGAAGTGCCCAAAGCGTTTGTTGAACGCAAACCAAACCACCAGCTAACTGAAAAACAAGTTTACGACATAGTTGCTAACAAActtgttaaatataaacatttaaagggTGGTGTTGAATTCATAGATGCAGTACCACGAAATGTTGCTGGTAAAATAATGAGAAAGGATCTTAAAGTACAATGA
- the LOC125057183 gene encoding serine/threonine-protein phosphatase 4 regulatory subunit 2 — protein MENAEEVFQFLEEFTKRKPKTIPQELNDYLVYVARTGDSIYQWSLVKSLFKEKLLNVITDFHESTPSVEIPPCPNVDPFNYDIMKNSLIERLDTFTSAPFTVQRICELLTCPRKQYNRVDKFMRAIEKNILVVSTREPGLQRNHEPENGEPMEAMVNGSDKNSEYNVDVEMEDMSWKETGESKQDPEPQPSSSDAHISVDDLEARLQAKQDVKDNQERQTTEYESVTPPELNVVENTETIQGEKVVDASMPSVLKTNVSDNTVSEASLDQKIDVEMTEDCTSERILVIPDIKVDDAEMTEQKLQKEALEKTETESKENIDPTMPTITTDIVKSTDESSSDVSTKDETEPKNISEVSSSSEESSSSSENNDGNSNSPKQLSEDARERMEEPAPNIEKKEEDDSTFSTTPSSKETDVITPENYSITDVNSEIQPPIEPVAQEPTQNPEELKEDVKKQELVDVPLNTETPEA, from the coding sequence ATGGAAAACGCGGAAGAAGTATTTCAATTTCTCGAGGAGTTTACGAAGCGTAAGCCCAAAACAATACCACAGGAATTAAACGATTACTTAGTATATGTGGCCCGAACCGGGGATTCGATATATCAGTGGTCGCTTGTTAAAAGTCTATTCAAGGAAAAGTTGTTGAATGTAATCACCGACTTCCACGAATCGACACCAAGCGTTGAGATACCGCCGTGTCCTAACGTTGATCCGTTTAATTAcgatataatgaaaaatagtcTCATAGAACGACTTGACACATTTACTTCAGCACCCTTTACAGTACAAAGAATATGTGAACTTCTTACATGTCCGCGGAAACAATACAATCGTGTGGACAAATTTATGAGAGCCATAGAAAAGAATATCTTAGTTGTTAGCACAAGAGAACCTGGATTGCAAAGAAACCATGAACCTGAAAATGGTGAGCCCATGGAAGCAATGGTAAATGGTTCTGATAAGAATTCTGAGTATAATGTTGATGTAGAGATGGAGGATATGTCATGGAAAGAGACAGGTGAATCAAAACAAGATCCCGAACCACAACCAAGCTCTTCTGATGCTCATATTTCAGTAGATGATTTAGAGGCAAGATTGCAAGCTAAGCAAGATGTAAAAGACAACCAGGAAAGGCAAACAACTGAATATGAGTCAGTGACGCCCCCTGAACTTAATGTTGTTGAGAATACAGAAACAATACAGGGAGAGAAAGTTGTTGACGCTTCAATGCCTAGTGTTTTGAAAACAAATGTTAGTGATAACACTGTTTCTGAAGCAAGTCTTGATCAAAAAATTGATGTAGAGATGACTGAAGATTGTACTTCTGAACGCATACTAGTGATACCAGATATTAAGGTAGATGATGCAGAAATGACTGAACAGAAACTACAAAAAGAAGCGCTCGAAAAAACTGAAACAgaaagtaaagaaaatatagaCCCAACTATGCCAACAATTACTACAGATATTGTAAAATCTACTGATGAAAGTAGCTCTGATGTAAGCACTAAAGATGAGACTGAACCTAAGAATATATCTGAAGTGTCTTCCTCAAGTGAAGAAAGTTCATCTTCAAGTGAGAACAATGATGGTAACAGTAACTCTCCCAAGCAATTGTCAGAGGATGCAAGGGAGAGGATGGAGGAACCAGCACCcaatatagaaaaaaaggaAGAAGATGACTCCACCTTCTCCACCACTCCATCTTCTAAGGAGACTGATGTCATTACACctgaaaattattcaataaccGATGTTAATTCTGAAATACAACCTCCAATTGAGCCTGTTGCTCAAGAACCAACTCAAAATCCCGAAGAACTAAAAGAGGATGTGAAGAAACAAGAACTTGTTGATGTTCCACTTAATACAGAAACTCCAGAAGCGtaa
- the LOC125057504 gene encoding uncharacterized monothiol glutaredoxin ycf64-like — protein MNSLIRRGIYPLYCNTFKLSTRFFADAAVKEKIDQIVKNNKVVVFMKGIPDAPRCGFSNAVVQIMRMHAVPYESLDVLSDENIRQGIKDYSNWPTIPQVFINGEFVGGCDIMLQMHQSGELVEELKKVGIKSALLTAEESKKEGA, from the exons ATGAATTCTCTAATAAGAAGAGGCATTTACCCGCTTTATTGTAATACTTTCAAGTTATCGACGCGCTTTTTCGCTGATGCAGCGGTAAAGGAGAAGATAGAtcaaatagttaaaaataataaagtggtTGTATTCATGAAAGGAATTCCTGACGCTCCGCGATGTGGCTTCAGTAATGCAGTTGTACAAATCATGAGAATGCACGCTGTTCCATATGAAAGTCTTGATGTTTTATCAGATGAAAATATTAGACAAG GTATAAAAGATTACTCAAATTGGCCAACAATTCCACAAGTATTCATTAATGGAGAATTTGTTGGTGGATGTGATATAATGCTTCAAATGCATCAGTCAGGAGAGCTTGTAGAAGAATTAAAGAAAGTTGGAATTAAAAGCGCACTCCTCACAGCCGAAGAGTCAAAGAAAGAAGGAGCTTAA